One Kryptolebias marmoratus isolate JLee-2015 linkage group LG21, ASM164957v2, whole genome shotgun sequence DNA segment encodes these proteins:
- the eif1axb gene encoding eukaryotic translation initiation factor 1A, X-chromosomal → MPKNKGKGGKNRRRGKNENESEKRELVFKEDGQEYAQVIKMLGNGRLEAMCFDGTKRLCHIRGKLRKKVWINTSDIILVGLRDYQDNKADVILKYNADEARSLKAYGELPEHAKINETDTFGPGDDDEIQFDDIGDDDEDIDDI, encoded by the exons ATGCCCAAAAATAAAG GTAAAGGAGGCAAAAACCGGCGGCGTGGAAAGAACGAGAATGAGTCGGAGAAGAGAGAGCTGGTGTTCAAAGAGGACGGGCAGG AGTACGCTCAGGTGATCAAGATGCTGGGGAACGGACGCCTGGAGGCCATGTGCTTCGATGGAACCAAGAGGCTCTGCCACATCAGAGGAAAACTCCGGAAAAAG GTTTGGATCAACACGTCGGACATCATCCTGGTCGGGCTGAGGGATTATCAG GACAACAAGGCCGACGTCATCCTGAAGTACAACGCAGACGAGGCTCGCAGTTTGAAGGCGTACGGCGAGCTTCCGGAACACG CTAAAATCAACGAGACGGACACCTTCGGCCCCGGAGACGACGACGAGATCCAGTTCGACGACATCGGCGACGACGACGAGGACATCGATGAT atctgA